A stretch of Clostridium formicaceticum DNA encodes these proteins:
- a CDS encoding RHS repeat domain-containing protein yields the protein MKNKYLVLTLIFTLLFNTVTFSVCSTRSYALSDSIINQHLTNGKLQVFLNEEIDENSNSKIKKFFNDMIDETVNPLYEDHNFSFPSFVNEKSKLKIGVTDTVYGSFHEEFSKPTVIEAVYGIDKGDIQKLLDEIVYFTEITEEEKAKLCEVFNIAEEIFLNYAGKGYTIFETIIILDIASKYNFTEAEIQNLFVLHNKEINKVYGAIAFYMLIIELDKPTIEEQSSIKHLILHGYEGEVIRPAFIIASALGTNIESFIKEINSKKLEDMISLLSEDYTQEEIEMLKNIFQIYDIDAEKFLNYVQKNNLDLAQVYEIIRSYLINKNIKSDIEEDLDSFATLSIGETSEERDFDKYFNSPFDFSVNGNENIQENTGALKYENSLLSIPGRNGLDLNLILRYNSSKASLNKAIYEEKSEDVYVYAAYANKYVYQSYGDWGCYFWNGSEYIGTFNTSDDAYWAIRRKEWDTMFNESKKLPYYSGGYVVPHYVNTNYYYVNNLQSNTYSELRNNVGAGWNFGFSSIEIERKGGETILVNADDFNGTKYLHLSNGETYKIQITTNNTEDSNLENYKLKDLKLEEDSGNFNNGQKSSAYVLIHKDGLKEYFADDGRLLGIVDRYNNTIKFQHTILNNYPVITKIIDSVGRTINITYSADIGDSRTVIITTPDSSTVELHLENLPGHTNKYFLKKIIDQEKRETVFNYEIVEGDFTINSDTSKSTNYLASMTSIKYPTGAESKYTYENATGNYGYRGYFTYRRVKERINIDKGRSFDKQAYTYTGNYTGYPTHQEPNNLPSEFTYTTMIQDENNCQRVFTFNNKGLKISEELKEIGKNTIKKVTNEYNANKLKIKENTISYDPSGTSSSLQMNWNYNDYGDVLEFYDSAGNRSSFTYENNHHQLTSESKKINDNLQLKNEYQVDSSTGNVLWKKQVHYENGQNKSIMAYYNYDQYGNIKEIKTSNNDGSMIIENYEYSSQYGNAYLTKYSINVTDYAGNKQVIEEKYTYDFSTGRKLSTTDGRNNITRNRYDAVGRLIEFVNPDNSKKTISYNDNNNTVTLTLENNHQIRNTYDGLGRLTKQEELKNGIWITVKENYYNKLGQLEHFKDANNHTTYQEYDKLNRIIKITNPDGGYKQIKYFDGQRMKIEINEDNDEHILYYDALGNVIKEEVKPRSGVVYTKTYRFDYLGNTVYEKDPKGNETRYDYDDLGRLIQVTNAKNEKTKYAYNNRGQLIRIMMYEYDASGRQTKEIISTKEYDELGRIIKATDPLGKYEVMLYDKSGNIIKKIDKEQQESTFVYDNMNRMTRKQSKNAAGIIDINVSYDYSKYYSQNIITIADKRGTTTLEYYPDGKLKRDTQPNGKYTHYEYDSNGNKRKVTDPLGLMTEYTYDSNNRMHKIIIGGSKTFTYEYYNDGTIKSLKYPNASIKTEFSYDKMNRLTAIENTIGSTGKSFNYDYDGNSNVISIIEGSKKDVYGYDQLNRLTSIRNSNNGEINYERIFEYDARGNRTKVDGDLTKLSNFIPGEFKYDSLNQLTQFITNGHSYNYTYDYRGLRVKKNGPQVSTEYYYDNNKKVIAEVDSIENASIHVIWGHKPLARKVNNNYYYYIYNGHGDVIYVVDDGGNIKNSYEYDEWGNITNQQEQIKNPIKYCGEYFDEESGLYYLRARYYDPTTGRFITKDSYEGEITNPLSMNQYIYCMNNPLIYEDPSGHFIATIIGGLSGAIIGGISAVLQKKDIGTGIISGFASGAIAGAGIDLTYVTFGAAAPLGALMVGGAAFGGFGGYAGNTIDQIGNRWKWGQGESLSTISRTLDTRSMWISAGVGVAAGGLSGTTGYGLTQITTKYAENSFALSATNSLVYGNNQGVYNTMNGIFNSSMRIANSQLRADTFFTTFYNTSSAIGDYYINRSYNSISNYSNNYFNNTFNNYYQPYFRNPYSYYYY from the coding sequence TTGAAAAACAAATATTTAGTGCTGACTTTAATTTTCACATTATTATTTAACACAGTAACTTTTTCTGTTTGCTCTACAAGAAGTTATGCGTTATCAGACAGCATAATTAATCAACATTTAACTAATGGAAAATTACAAGTTTTTTTAAACGAGGAAATAGATGAAAATAGTAATTCCAAAATAAAAAAATTTTTTAATGATATGATAGATGAAACTGTGAATCCATTGTATGAAGACCATAATTTTAGCTTTCCCAGTTTTGTAAATGAAAAAAGCAAACTGAAAATAGGTGTTACGGATACAGTCTACGGTTCATTCCATGAAGAATTTTCAAAACCAACCGTTATTGAAGCAGTTTATGGTATAGATAAAGGAGATATACAAAAATTACTTGATGAGATTGTTTATTTTACTGAAATCACAGAAGAAGAAAAGGCTAAGCTATGTGAAGTATTCAATATTGCAGAAGAAATATTTCTTAATTATGCTGGAAAGGGATATACCATATTTGAAACCATAATAATCCTAGATATTGCATCAAAATACAATTTTACAGAAGCAGAAATCCAAAACCTCTTTGTCCTTCATAACAAAGAGATTAATAAAGTGTATGGAGCGATAGCATTCTATATGCTTATAATTGAATTGGATAAACCTACGATTGAAGAACAAAGTAGTATTAAACATCTTATTTTACACGGATATGAAGGTGAGGTAATTAGACCAGCTTTTATAATAGCCAGCGCTCTAGGTACTAATATAGAATCCTTTATAAAAGAAATAAATAGCAAAAAGCTAGAGGATATGATATCACTATTATCTGAAGATTATACTCAAGAAGAAATAGAAATGCTTAAAAACATATTTCAAATATATGATATTGATGCAGAAAAGTTCTTAAATTACGTACAGAAAAACAATTTAGATTTAGCTCAAGTTTATGAAATTATCAGAAGTTATCTCATTAATAAAAATATTAAAAGTGATATAGAAGAAGATTTGGACAGTTTTGCAACTTTATCAATAGGAGAAACTTCAGAAGAAAGAGATTTCGACAAATATTTTAATAGTCCGTTTGATTTTTCAGTAAATGGTAACGAAAATATTCAAGAAAACACAGGAGCTTTAAAATACGAGAATTCTCTTTTAAGTATCCCTGGTAGAAATGGATTAGATTTAAATTTAATTCTACGTTATAATTCTTCAAAAGCAAGTTTAAATAAAGCAATTTATGAGGAAAAAAGTGAAGATGTCTATGTATATGCTGCTTATGCAAATAAATATGTATATCAGAGTTATGGAGATTGGGGATGTTATTTTTGGAATGGATCAGAATATATTGGTACCTTTAATACTTCTGACGATGCATATTGGGCGATTCGACGAAAAGAGTGGGATACCATGTTCAATGAATCTAAGAAACTCCCTTATTATAGCGGTGGATATGTTGTGCCACATTATGTAAATACAAACTATTACTATGTCAACAACCTACAAAGCAATACTTATTCAGAATTAAGAAATAATGTGGGCGCAGGTTGGAATTTTGGTTTTTCCTCTATTGAGATTGAAAGAAAAGGGGGAGAAACAATTCTCGTAAATGCTGATGATTTTAATGGTACAAAATATCTTCACCTAAGTAATGGAGAAACCTACAAAATTCAAATTACTACTAATAATACTGAAGATTCAAATCTAGAAAACTATAAGCTTAAGGATCTGAAGTTAGAAGAAGATAGTGGAAATTTTAATAATGGACAGAAAAGCTCTGCTTATGTTTTGATACATAAAGATGGGTTAAAAGAGTATTTTGCTGATGATGGAAGACTGCTAGGTATTGTTGACAGATATAATAATACTATCAAATTTCAACATACAATACTTAATAATTATCCTGTAATCACTAAAATCATAGACTCAGTAGGAAGAACCATAAATATTACTTATTCTGCTGATATAGGTGACAGTAGAACGGTAATTATAACAACACCTGATAGCAGTACTGTAGAATTACATTTAGAGAATTTACCAGGACACACAAATAAATATTTTTTAAAGAAAATAATAGATCAAGAGAAGAGAGAAACAGTATTTAATTATGAGATTGTTGAAGGAGACTTTACAATAAACAGTGACACCAGTAAAAGTACAAATTATCTGGCTAGTATGACATCCATAAAATATCCTACGGGTGCAGAAAGTAAATATACATATGAAAATGCAACTGGCAATTATGGGTATCGTGGATATTTTACCTATCGTAGAGTAAAAGAACGTATAAATATAGACAAAGGAAGAAGTTTTGATAAACAGGCCTATACCTACACTGGAAATTATACAGGCTATCCGACTCATCAAGAACCTAATAATTTACCATCGGAATTTACATACACTACAATGATACAAGACGAAAACAATTGTCAGAGGGTATTTACTTTCAATAATAAAGGATTGAAGATATCAGAAGAACTTAAAGAAATTGGAAAAAATACAATTAAGAAAGTAACTAATGAATATAATGCTAACAAACTAAAAATAAAAGAAAATACAATCTCCTATGATCCTTCAGGTACTTCATCTAGTCTTCAAATGAACTGGAATTACAATGACTATGGAGATGTATTAGAATTTTATGATTCAGCTGGAAACAGAAGTAGTTTTACTTATGAAAACAATCATCATCAATTGACAAGTGAAAGTAAAAAAATTAATGATAACTTGCAGCTTAAAAATGAATATCAAGTAGATTCCAGTACAGGAAATGTTCTCTGGAAAAAACAAGTTCATTACGAAAACGGTCAAAATAAATCTATAATGGCTTACTACAATTATGATCAATATGGAAATATCAAGGAAATAAAAACAAGCAACAATGATGGCAGCATGATAATAGAGAATTATGAATACAGTTCTCAGTATGGCAATGCCTACTTAACAAAATACTCAATAAATGTAACAGACTATGCAGGAAACAAGCAAGTTATTGAAGAAAAGTACACTTATGATTTTAGCACAGGTAGAAAGCTTTCAACAACAGATGGAAGAAATAATATCACAAGGAATAGATATGATGCTGTTGGAAGATTGATTGAATTTGTTAATCCAGATAACTCTAAAAAAACAATTAGCTACAATGATAATAACAACACCGTAACACTAACACTTGAAAACAATCATCAGATCAGAAACACCTATGATGGACTCGGAAGACTGACAAAACAAGAAGAACTGAAAAATGGTATTTGGATAACTGTTAAAGAAAATTATTACAACAAACTAGGGCAGCTTGAGCATTTTAAAGATGCAAATAATCATACAACTTATCAGGAATACGATAAGCTCAACAGAATAATTAAAATAACAAATCCAGATGGAGGCTATAAACAGATAAAGTATTTTGATGGACAGAGAATGAAAATAGAGATCAATGAAGATAATGATGAACATATTTTATATTACGATGCACTAGGCAATGTCATAAAAGAAGAAGTAAAGCCAAGGTCAGGTGTCGTCTACACTAAGACATATAGATTTGATTATCTTGGGAATACGGTATATGAAAAAGATCCCAAAGGAAATGAGACAAGGTATGATTATGACGACTTAGGTAGGCTAATACAAGTGACCAATGCAAAAAATGAAAAGACCAAATATGCTTATAACAATCGAGGGCAATTGATAAGAATCATGATGTATGAGTATGATGCAAGTGGTCGTCAAACAAAAGAAATCATATCAACAAAGGAGTATGATGAATTAGGAAGGATTATTAAAGCTACTGATCCACTAGGCAAATATGAAGTAATGCTTTATGATAAGTCTGGCAACATAATAAAGAAGATTGACAAAGAACAACAGGAATCAACATTTGTCTATGACAATATGAATCGAATGACTAGAAAACAGTCCAAGAATGCTGCTGGCATTATAGACATTAATGTTTCATATGATTATAGCAAATATTATTCACAAAATATTATTACAATAGCTGATAAAAGAGGTACAACAACTCTTGAATACTATCCAGACGGAAAATTAAAGCGTGATACTCAACCAAATGGCAAGTATACCCATTATGAGTATGACAGTAATGGAAATAAAAGAAAAGTCACTGATCCATTGGGACTAATGACTGAGTATACCTATGATTCTAATAATAGAATGCATAAAATTATCATAGGAGGCAGCAAAACATTTACTTATGAATATTATAATGATGGAACAATTAAATCCTTAAAATATCCAAATGCAAGTATTAAAACAGAATTTAGTTATGATAAGATGAATAGGTTAACAGCCATTGAAAATACAATTGGATCGACAGGTAAAAGCTTTAACTATGATTATGATGGAAATAGCAATGTTATTTCCATCATTGAGGGCAGTAAAAAAGATGTATATGGATATGATCAATTAAACAGGCTGACGTCTATAAGAAATAGTAATAATGGAGAAATAAACTATGAAAGGATATTTGAGTATGATGCTAGAGGCAATAGAACAAAAGTTGATGGAGATTTAACAAAATTATCCAATTTCATTCCTGGAGAATTTAAATACGACTCGTTGAATCAGCTCACTCAGTTTATAACAAATGGTCATTCTTATAACTACACCTATGATTATAGAGGACTAAGAGTAAAGAAAAACGGACCGCAAGTTTCAACAGAATATTATTACGATAATAACAAAAAGGTCATAGCAGAAGTAGATAGTATTGAAAATGCTTCTATTCACGTCATTTGGGGACACAAGCCGCTGGCTAGAAAAGTTAACAACAACTACTACTATTATATCTACAATGGGCATGGTGATGTAATCTATGTAGTAGATGATGGCGGCAATATCAAAAACAGCTATGAATACGATGAATGGGGGAATATAACTAATCAGCAGGAACAAATAAAGAATCCAATTAAATACTGTGGTGAATATTTTGACGAAGAAAGTGGTCTATATTACCTAAGAGCAAGATATTATGACCCTACCACGGGTAGATTTATTACAAAGGACAGCTACGAAGGAGAGATTACCAACCCCCTTAGTATGAACCAATACATCTATTGTATGAATAACCCCCTTATCTACGAGGACCCTAGTGGACATTTTATTGCTACAATAATTGGAGGCTTGAGTGGAGCTATTATAGGTGGAATTAGTGCAGTATTACAGAAAAAGGATATAGGAACTGGTATCATCTCAGGATTTGCTAGTGGTGCTATTGCAGGAGCAGGAATAGATCTCACTTATGTAACCTTTGGTGCCGCTGCCCCATTAGGTGCATTAATGGTAGGTGGTGCAGCTTTTGGGGGTTTTGGGGGATATGCAGGCAATACAATAGACCAAATAGGAAATAGATGGAAGTGGGGACAAGGTGAGAGTTTATCCACAATCAGTAGAACATTAGATACAAGAAGTATGTGGATTAGTGCTGGGGTAGGTGTGGCAGCAGGTGGCTTATCAGGGACTACCGGATACGGACTAACTCAAATTACAACAAAATATGCTGAAAATTCATTTGCGCTTTCTGCAACGAACTCACTTGTGTATGGGAATAACCAAGGTGTATACAACACTATGAACGGCATTTTCAATTCTTCTATGAGAATTGCAAATTCACAATTGAGAGCAGATACATTTTTTACTACATTTTATAACACAAGCTCTGCTATTGGCGATTACTATATAAATAGATCTTATAATAGTATAAGTAATTACTCTAATAATTATTTTAATAATACCTTTAACAATTATTATCAACCTTACTTTAGAAATCCTTACTCTTATTACTATTACTAA
- a CDS encoding kelch repeat-containing protein, protein MQLKKSVKVSLSLFLTVCFIVSLSCQPVKASSEHLDLNELTLNFQASKNKSVQEDELESIKREKVTDSVYSDYRFLQETDDFITDRFIVKYKDSKERNQFVATLKNDIQEIKKTKNKNFEVITTKDKLKTKDFLEIIKKKKADFSIEYIQPDYQLTTASEGTLESEENPTFTEPLDQIDENPLQIPEADGTSPILDYQAANYTRTYEINDPYLDRQWGLFQKPKTEVELQRLSIKTGRPFEELSNQFADNYPVHANVFEAWKQSKGEEIIVAVLDTGIDITHEDLADNIWINIEETASRMDDDENGYIDDIYGWNFSDNNNQVHSKDLAFDEWHGTHIAGIIAAVGGNENGIVGVAPKAKIMPLKVFKNGSAYTSDIINAIEYAEAMGAKIVNCSWGSTKENIALKEVMEKSNILFVVAAGNSSIDLDNTPVYPASFQMPNIITVASINKNGHLSPFSNYGKNTVHVTAPGEEIFSTKPNNDYADSSGTSMAAAFVSGKAALIYANNNSLSPIEVKETIIRSSDKITGLYEKIIGGNKINCGYALFDNRHHNSTLIDIIDIQMDEDITFLQESQGYSLFATDQWKRKTNMPTARTNLGVAAVNGKIYAIGGLGGINKVEEYDPETDRWTTKANMPTGRYGLDVAVVNGKIYAIGGYNGGYINKVEEYNPVTNTWTTKANMPTARSHLGVAVVNGKIYAVGGSNSSGYLNKVEEYNPVTNTWTTKASMPTARDGIALVAANESIYAVGGYTYTGPIKTVEEFNPRTNTWATKASKKTAGGSPAGTEVNGKIYVAGGYWNIDNSNLVEEYDPILNSWAWKPSLSLPRAGLGLATVGSKIYAMGGDIDGDRFGIVEELDLGWTTKTGMPTARNGLGVAAVNGKIYAIGGMDESNGYTFLNKVEEYDPVTDTWTTKANMPTARGFFGIGVVNEKIYVIGGRNSSGYLNIVEEYNPANNSWTSKPSMPTRRSYLAATVANNRIYAMGGQNSSVNYLNVVEEFNPQTNIWTTKKPMPTGRYGLGAAVSNGKVYAIGGCNGDALNIVQEYNPLSDSWINRANMPTRRYLFGITEANGKIYTIGGDGLNFGDNKMEEYDPSTDSWTGKANMPTKRFSISAVTVDNKIYAIGGCNVDNDYNKVEEYSIATNPWSFKASMPTGRSHLGVAAAGNLIYAIGGHNPYDMNYYNKVEVYDTRTNTWSVKANMPTARGHLGVAQANGKIYAIGGYNNSGYSNKVEEYDPITNLWTTKASMPTARRDLAVIRIDGKIYAIGGKNSSGDLSTVEVYDPAKNSWSQKASMPTARSALGVEATNNKIYAIGGMTSSSLRNTVEEYDPISDTWRPRTNMIRPRAYAGAASNGKIYVAGGIHSGDIYYGEADSFEEYDPVQDLWIKKPSMQIARIAPGVAMVDNKIYVIGGQQGDNYNFLDTVECYTLYQKNTFIKYEYNDSSLLKYIRFESGEEIYFEYDDKGNLIRRNKY, encoded by the coding sequence ATGCAGCTAAAAAAATCTGTAAAAGTTTCATTGTCGCTATTCTTAACGGTTTGTTTTATAGTATCATTAAGCTGCCAGCCTGTAAAAGCTAGTAGCGAACATCTTGATTTAAATGAATTAACTTTAAATTTTCAAGCATCAAAAAATAAAAGTGTCCAAGAAGATGAATTAGAAAGTATAAAAAGGGAAAAGGTTACAGACAGTGTTTATTCAGATTACAGATTCTTGCAAGAAACAGACGACTTTATTACCGACAGATTCATTGTTAAGTATAAAGACAGTAAAGAAAGAAATCAATTTGTTGCTACATTAAAAAATGATATTCAGGAAATAAAGAAGACCAAAAACAAGAACTTTGAAGTCATTACTACGAAAGATAAATTAAAGACAAAAGACTTTTTAGAAATAATAAAAAAGAAAAAAGCTGACTTTTCTATAGAATATATCCAACCTGACTACCAGCTGACTACCGCCTCAGAAGGCACTCTTGAAAGTGAAGAAAATCCAACTTTCACAGAACCGTTGGATCAGATCGATGAAAACCCTCTACAAATACCGGAAGCTGACGGCACATCTCCTATTTTAGATTATCAAGCAGCTAATTACACAAGGACATATGAAATCAACGATCCATACCTTGATCGGCAATGGGGACTTTTTCAAAAACCAAAAACAGAAGTAGAACTACAAAGACTATCTATTAAAACCGGAAGGCCTTTTGAAGAGTTAAGCAATCAATTTGCAGATAATTATCCAGTTCATGCAAATGTTTTTGAAGCATGGAAACAGTCAAAAGGAGAGGAAATTATTGTAGCGGTATTGGATACAGGGATAGATATTACTCATGAAGATCTTGCAGACAACATTTGGATAAATATAGAGGAAACCGCTAGTAGAATGGATGATGACGAAAACGGATACATTGACGATATTTACGGATGGAACTTTAGTGATAATAATAATCAAGTACATAGCAAAGACTTAGCTTTTGATGAATGGCATGGAACTCATATTGCTGGCATTATCGCCGCTGTAGGAGGAAATGAAAATGGCATTGTTGGTGTAGCACCAAAAGCTAAAATTATGCCTCTGAAAGTATTCAAAAACGGCTCAGCATATACTAGTGATATTATTAATGCTATTGAGTATGCTGAAGCAATGGGGGCGAAAATAGTCAACTGCAGCTGGGGATCTACCAAGGAAAATATAGCCTTAAAAGAAGTAATGGAGAAGTCAAATATACTTTTTGTTGTTGCTGCTGGTAACAGTAGTATAGATTTAGATAATACCCCTGTATATCCTGCTTCTTTTCAAATGCCCAACATCATTACTGTAGCATCTATTAACAAGAATGGTCACCTTTCGCCTTTTTCAAATTATGGAAAGAATACCGTTCATGTAACTGCACCAGGGGAAGAAATTTTCAGTACCAAACCCAATAATGATTATGCTGATAGCAGCGGCACATCTATGGCAGCAGCATTTGTTTCTGGAAAAGCGGCACTTATTTATGCTAATAACAACAGCTTAAGTCCCATTGAAGTAAAAGAAACAATCATTCGTTCATCAGATAAAATAACTGGTCTGTATGAAAAAATCATTGGCGGAAATAAAATAAATTGTGGTTATGCGTTATTTGATAATAGGCATCATAATAGCACATTAATAGATATTATAGATATTCAAATGGATGAAGACATAACTTTCCTGCAAGAATCTCAAGGATATAGCTTGTTTGCTACAGACCAGTGGAAAAGAAAAACCAATATGCCTACAGCGAGGACAAACCTGGGAGTTGCAGCTGTAAATGGGAAAATTTATGCTATCGGTGGGCTAGGAGGAATAAACAAGGTTGAAGAATACGATCCAGAGACAGATCGATGGACAACAAAGGCAAATATGCCTACAGGCAGATATGGCTTAGACGTAGCGGTTGTTAATGGAAAGATTTATGCCATTGGTGGCTATAACGGAGGTTATATAAATAAAGTAGAAGAATATAACCCAGTCACTAACACCTGGACGACAAAAGCCAATATGCCTACTGCCAGAAGTCATCTGGGAGTAGCTGTTGTCAATGGTAAAATTTACGCCGTTGGAGGATCGAATAGTAGTGGCTATTTAAATAAAGTTGAAGAATACAACCCAGTCACAAATACATGGACCACTAAAGCTAGTATGCCTACAGCAAGAGATGGAATAGCTCTGGTAGCAGCAAATGAGTCAATTTATGCTGTCGGAGGTTATACTTATACAGGTCCAATTAAGACAGTGGAAGAATTCAATCCTAGAACCAACACATGGGCAACAAAAGCCAGTAAAAAAACAGCTGGAGGAAGTCCGGCAGGAACGGAAGTAAATGGAAAGATATATGTTGCAGGCGGATATTGGAACATAGACAATTCTAATTTAGTTGAAGAGTATGATCCTATTCTAAACAGCTGGGCATGGAAGCCAAGCTTATCACTTCCAAGAGCAGGGCTTGGATTAGCGACAGTAGGAAGCAAGATCTATGCAATGGGAGGAGATATAGATGGTGACCGATTTGGTATAGTAGAAGAACTAGATTTAGGATGGACAACCAAAACAGGCATGCCAACAGCACGGAATGGTCTAGGGGTCGCAGCGGTAAATGGAAAAATTTATGCTATTGGAGGAATGGATGAAAGTAATGGTTATACATTTTTAAACAAAGTAGAGGAATATGACCCTGTAACAGACACATGGACTACAAAAGCAAATATGCCAACGGCTCGGGGATTTTTTGGTATAGGGGTTGTAAATGAAAAAATATATGTTATTGGAGGAAGGAATAGTAGTGGGTATTTAAACATCGTAGAAGAATACAACCCTGCTAACAATAGTTGGACTAGTAAGCCTTCTATGCCGACAAGAAGAAGTTATCTAGCTGCTACTGTAGCAAACAATCGGATTTATGCCATGGGCGGTCAAAATAGCAGTGTCAATTATTTAAATGTAGTTGAAGAGTTCAATCCCCAAACGAATATCTGGACTACGAAAAAGCCCATGCCGACAGGAAGATATGGCCTGGGGGCAGCAGTATCAAATGGAAAAGTCTATGCTATTGGTGGATGTAACGGTGATGCTTTAAATATAGTCCAAGAATATAACCCACTTTCAGATTCTTGGATAAATAGAGCTAATATGCCTACGAGAAGATATTTGTTTGGGATAACTGAAGCCAACGGAAAAATCTATACAATTGGTGGAGATGGTCTTAATTTTGGCGATAACAAAATGGAAGAATATGATCCTTCAACAGATTCATGGACAGGAAAAGCCAATATGCCAACAAAAAGATTTAGCATTAGTGCGGTAACCGTTGATAACAAGATATATGCAATTGGAGGATGTAATGTAGATAATGACTATAATAAAGTCGAAGAATACAGTATTGCAACAAATCCATGGTCTTTTAAAGCCAGCATGCCTACTGGGCGGAGTCATTTAGGTGTTGCAGCAGCAGGTAATCTAATATATGCAATTGGAGGTCATAATCCTTACGATATGAATTATTACAATAAAGTTGAAGTATATGATACTAGAACAAATACCTGGTCAGTGAAAGCCAATATGCCAACTGCACGGGGACATCTTGGCGTTGCTCAGGCAAATGGAAAAATCTATGCTATTGGTGGATACAACAACAGCGGTTATTCTAACAAGGTGGAAGAGTATGATCCTATTACAAATCTATGGACGACCAAAGCCAGTATGCCAACTGCACGAAGGGACTTAGCTGTTATTCGGATAGATGGGAAAATCTATGCTATTGGTGGAAAAAATAGTTCAGGGGATCTTTCTACAGTAGAGGTGTATGATCCTGCAAAAAATTCATGGTCTCAAAAAGCCAGTATGCCAACTGCAAGATCAGCCTTGGGTGTTGAAGCAACAAACAACAAAATCTATGCAATTGGTGGAATGACTAGTAGTAGTCTCAGAAATACAGTTGAAGAATATGATCCTATAAGCGATACATGGAGACCTAGAACAAACATGATAAGACCAAGAGCTTATGCAGGAGCTGCTTCCAACGGGAAAATATATGTTGCAGGAGGTATACACTCTGGAGATATTTATTATGGCGAAGCGGATTCATTTGAAGAGTATGATCCTGTTCAAGATTTATGGATAAAGAAACCTAGCATGCAAATTGCCCGAATTGCACCAGGGGTAGCAATGGTGGACAATAAGATTTATGTTATAGGAGGACAACAAGGAGATAACTATAATTTTCTTGATACAGTGGAATGCTATACCCTTTACCAAAAGAATACTTTTATTAAATATGAATACAATGATTCAAGTCTTCTCAAGTATATAAGGTTTGAATCAGGTGAAGAAATTTATTTTGAGTATGATGATAAGGGGAATTTAATAAGACGTAATAAATACTAA